The Roseateles sp. XES5 genome window below encodes:
- the choX gene encoding choline ABC transporter substrate-binding protein, which yields MKRAVACAAACLLTIGAAEAAEQESCRKVRLAEPGWNDLAFTTGVAQALLHGLGYETQSDLLGIDVIYLSLKNKDLDVFLGYWDPAMKTYFAPYEKDGSVETVKQNLTGAKYTFAVPAYVWEAGVKDFVDLKTHADKFEKKMYGIEPGSNQLMLDAIADPALGLDGWEVVESSEQGMLAELARHIDMKAYFVFQGWAPHPMNTAFDIRYLTGGDKFYGPDFGAATVSTQVRKGYAAECPNVGQLLKNLTFDIDFENRGMGYLMNDGLSPEDAGRKAIGEDPKRLDAWLTGVTTVDGEPGLAAVRKALGL from the coding sequence ATGAAACGCGCCGTCGCCTGCGCCGCCGCATGCCTGCTGACGATCGGAGCCGCCGAGGCGGCGGAACAGGAGAGCTGCCGCAAGGTGCGTCTCGCCGAGCCCGGATGGAACGACCTTGCCTTCACGACGGGCGTCGCCCAGGCGCTGCTGCATGGGCTCGGCTACGAGACGCAGAGCGATCTGCTTGGCATCGACGTCATCTATCTCAGCCTCAAGAACAAGGATCTCGACGTCTTCCTCGGTTACTGGGATCCGGCGATGAAGACCTATTTCGCGCCCTATGAGAAAGACGGTTCCGTCGAGACGGTGAAGCAGAACCTCACCGGTGCGAAATACACCTTCGCGGTTCCCGCCTATGTCTGGGAGGCGGGCGTCAAGGACTTTGTCGACCTCAAGACCCATGCCGACAAATTCGAGAAGAAGATGTACGGGATCGAGCCCGGCTCGAACCAGCTCATGCTGGATGCCATCGCCGATCCGGCGCTCGGGCTCGATGGCTGGGAGGTCGTCGAATCCAGCGAGCAAGGCATGCTGGCGGAACTCGCGCGCCATATCGACATGAAGGCCTACTTCGTCTTCCAGGGTTGGGCGCCGCATCCCATGAACACCGCCTTCGATATCCGTTACCTGACGGGCGGCGACAAGTTCTACGGCCCGGATTTCGGCGCTGCCACGGTCTCCACGCAGGTTCGCAAGGGCTATGCCGCGGAATGCCCGAATGTCGGTCAGCTCCTGAAGAACCTCACCTTCGACATCGACTTCGAGAACCGCGGCATGGGCTACCTGATGAATGACGGTCTTTCGCCGGAGGACGCCGGCCGCAAGGCGATCGGCGAGGACCCGAAGCGGCTCGACGCCTGGCTGACGGGGGTCACGACGGTGGATGGCGAGCCGGGTCTTGCGGCCGTCCGCAAGGCGCTCGGCCTTTGA
- a CDS encoding iron ABC transporter permease: MTLVSQAAPSGRTGASPAFLRKIVVDPWLFGIFALVTLSVLIFAALPIFTVMKQAVVTDKGFDLGVLVDTLSQSFVWTSFANTLLLGATSAVIATAAGFLLAFSATRTTMPGKTFVHGVALLPIISPPFVMALAVVILFGRSGLITRELLGIRNANVYGFHSLVLIQSLAFTPIAYLNIRGMLQSIDTALEDASASLGASRWTTFSRVTLPLVTPAILSSTLLVFVKSVEDFGNPMLIGGNYNTLAVEAYSQMVGYFNLQAGALLASLMLVPSMTAFLVHRYWVSKRSYVTVTGKPSAQTIRISGSVVVPLTIGCYAIAFTILLFYLTVVYVSFTKLPGVNNTLTLDHYATVFTAGFHTLSNSLLLASIATPVTAIAGMLIAYLLIRKAFPGSFLLRWGTLLSFAAPGTILGIGYVSTFNAPPLLLTGTAFIVIAAMVVKNLQVGIEAGSNQLRQIDKSIEEASTILGASNTRTFFQVTLPLLKPALFTSLSYAFTRSLTTLSAVIFLVSANWTLITVTILSQVETLKLGVAAAYCSILVFVVLAILAVMQLVLNSTSKR; encoded by the coding sequence ATGACCCTCGTTTCGCAAGCGGCCCCGTCCGGCAGGACCGGGGCATCGCCAGCCTTCCTGCGCAAGATCGTCGTCGACCCCTGGCTGTTCGGCATCTTCGCCCTCGTCACGCTCTCGGTGCTCATCTTCGCCGCCCTGCCCATCTTCACCGTCATGAAGCAGGCCGTCGTCACCGACAAGGGTTTCGATCTCGGCGTTCTCGTCGACACGCTGTCCCAGTCCTTCGTCTGGACGTCGTTCGCCAACACGCTGCTGCTCGGCGCGACCTCCGCGGTGATCGCCACAGCCGCCGGCTTCCTGCTCGCCTTTTCCGCGACGCGCACCACCATGCCGGGGAAGACCTTCGTACATGGCGTGGCGCTGCTGCCGATCATCTCACCGCCCTTCGTCATGGCGCTGGCCGTGGTCATCCTCTTCGGCCGCTCGGGTCTCATCACCCGCGAACTGCTCGGCATCCGCAACGCCAATGTCTACGGCTTTCATAGCCTGGTGCTGATCCAGTCGCTGGCCTTCACGCCCATCGCCTATCTCAACATCCGCGGCATGCTGCAGTCGATCGACACCGCGCTGGAAGATGCCTCGGCCTCGCTGGGCGCCTCGCGCTGGACGACCTTCTCGCGGGTGACTTTGCCGCTGGTGACGCCGGCGATCCTCTCCTCGACGCTGCTCGTCTTCGTCAAATCGGTCGAGGATTTCGGCAACCCGATGCTGATCGGCGGTAATTACAACACGCTCGCCGTCGAAGCCTATTCGCAGATGGTCGGCTACTTCAACCTGCAGGCCGGCGCGCTGCTCGCAAGCCTCATGCTGGTGCCCTCGATGACGGCCTTCCTCGTCCACCGCTACTGGGTGAGCAAGCGCAGCTATGTGACCGTAACCGGCAAGCCATCCGCCCAGACGATCCGCATTTCCGGCTCCGTGGTCGTGCCGCTCACCATCGGCTGCTACGCCATCGCCTTCACGATCCTGCTTTTCTACCTGACGGTCGTCTACGTCTCCTTCACCAAGCTGCCCGGCGTCAACAACACGCTGACGCTCGACCACTACGCGACCGTCTTCACGGCCGGCTTCCACACGCTCAGCAATTCGCTGCTGCTGGCCAGCATCGCCACGCCGGTCACCGCCATTGCCGGCATGCTGATCGCCTATCTGCTGATCCGCAAGGCGTTTCCCGGCAGCTTCCTGCTGCGCTGGGGCACCCTGCTCTCCTTCGCGGCGCCCGGCACCATCCTCGGCATCGGCTATGTCAGCACCTTCAACGCACCGCCGCTGCTCCTGACCGGCACCGCCTTCATCGTCATCGCCGCCATGGTGGTGAAGAACCTGCAGGTCGGCATCGAGGCCGGTTCCAACCAGCTGCGCCAGATCGACAAGTCCATCGAGGAGGCGTCCACCATCCTCGGCGCCTCGAACACGCGCACCTTCTTCCAGGTCACGCTGCCGCTGCTGAAGCCTGCGCTGTTCACCTCGCTCTCCTACGCCTTCACGCGCTCCCTGACGACGCTGTCGGCGGTCATCTTCCTCGTCTCGGCCAACTGGACGCTCATCACCGTCACCATCCTCTCGCAGGTGGAAACGCTGAAGCTCGGCGTCGCGGCGGCCTATTGCAGCATCCTCGTCTTCGTCGTGCTCGCCATCCTGGCGGTCATGCAGCTCGTTCTCAATTCGACATCGAAGAGGTAA
- a CDS encoding alpha/beta fold hydrolase — MHGADQSGWNGRKRVFTTEDGRRLAYIESGEGPPLFLLHGYTDSSRSWSLIEPHLAGFRLVMPDLPGHGLSTAMTRPSVEAFADEIVRLADALGIAQFAVAGHSMGAITAFALAARYGRRVTAVASICGSLQPGLLARTTLGADIRALVDPIDPESRFLREWHHCARPVNAAFIRWIAEEAAAMPAIVWQALFAMLVATDLRRAAGGIDMPVLLLSGDEDSLFDTPHRAVLRRAFPQAAMEMLAGHGHNPHWEAPVPVANILAGFLRERVG; from the coding sequence ATGCACGGGGCCGATCAGTCCGGCTGGAACGGCCGCAAACGCGTCTTCACGACGGAAGACGGTCGCCGCCTTGCCTATATCGAGAGCGGCGAGGGCCCGCCGCTGTTCCTGCTGCACGGCTATACCGACAGCAGCCGCAGCTGGTCGCTGATCGAGCCGCATCTTGCCGGCTTCCGGCTGGTGATGCCGGATCTGCCGGGACATGGTCTTTCGACGGCCATGACCCGGCCGTCCGTGGAGGCCTTTGCCGACGAAATCGTGCGGCTGGCGGATGCCCTTGGCATTGCGCAGTTCGCCGTTGCAGGCCATTCGATGGGCGCGATCACGGCTTTCGCGCTCGCCGCGCGCTACGGAAGGCGTGTCACCGCAGTCGCCAGCATCTGCGGCAGCTTGCAGCCGGGGCTTCTGGCACGCACCACGCTCGGCGCGGACATTCGCGCGCTTGTCGATCCGATCGATCCGGAGAGCCGGTTCCTGCGGGAGTGGCATCATTGTGCGCGTCCGGTGAATGCCGCATTTATCCGCTGGATTGCCGAAGAGGCGGCAGCGATGCCCGCCATCGTCTGGCAAGCGCTCTTCGCCATGCTCGTTGCCACCGATTTACGCCGTGCAGCCGGCGGCATCGATATGCCGGTCCTGCTGCTTTCAGGCGACGAGGACTCCTTGTTCGACACGCCGCACCGGGCCGTCCTCAGAAGGGCTTTCCCGCAAGCCGCGATGGAGATGCTTGCGGGCCACGGTCACAATCCGCACTGGGAAGCGCCTGTCCCCGTGGCGAATATCCTGGCGGGTTTCCTGAGGGAACGCGTCGGTTGA
- a CDS encoding ABC transporter ATP-binding protein, with amino-acid sequence MSKVIFSNITKRFPGVAGATAVDKLNLTIEEGTLVTLLGPSGCGKTTTLRMLAGFETPSEGTITIGGRDVTNVPVNARNVGMVFQSYALFPHMTVRENVEYGVRLLSLPKAEMKDRVDNILETMALAQYADRSPSRLSGGQQQRVALARAVVTQPKVLLFDEPLSNLDAQLRERMRDELRAIQLRLGITSLYVTHDQSEAMAISDRVVVMRGGVIEQDDSPLNVYSRPGTGFVAEFMGKANILNGKVEAVDDTTVRVRIASTVAFTLARGGRDFKTGQAVRCVVRPEHIRVDAAGAMQAKVRRVVFQGAYVEYLTDIEGQECVFLDTDYYKTGVAEVGQALGLSIDSRPVWILPEHEATILGKAA; translated from the coding sequence ATGTCGAAAGTCATCTTTTCCAATATCACCAAGCGCTTTCCGGGCGTGGCCGGCGCCACCGCCGTCGACAAGCTGAACCTCACCATCGAGGAAGGCACGCTCGTCACCCTGCTCGGCCCGTCCGGCTGCGGCAAGACGACGACGCTGCGCATGCTCGCCGGCTTCGAGACGCCCTCCGAGGGCACTATCACCATCGGCGGCCGCGACGTCACGAACGTACCCGTCAACGCGCGCAATGTCGGCATGGTGTTCCAGAGCTACGCCCTCTTCCCGCACATGACGGTGCGCGAGAATGTCGAATACGGCGTGCGCCTGCTTTCCCTGCCGAAGGCCGAGATGAAGGACCGCGTCGACAACATCCTCGAGACCATGGCGCTCGCCCAATATGCCGACCGCTCGCCCTCGCGCCTGTCGGGCGGCCAGCAGCAGCGCGTTGCGCTCGCCCGCGCCGTCGTCACGCAGCCGAAGGTGCTGCTGTTCGACGAACCGCTTTCCAACCTCGACGCCCAGCTTCGCGAGCGCATGCGCGACGAACTGCGCGCCATCCAGCTTCGCCTCGGCATCACCAGCCTCTACGTCACCCACGACCAGAGCGAGGCCATGGCGATCTCCGACCGCGTGGTCGTCATGCGCGGCGGCGTGATCGAGCAGGACGATAGCCCGCTCAACGTCTATTCCCGCCCCGGTACCGGCTTCGTCGCCGAATTCATGGGCAAGGCGAACATCCTCAACGGCAAGGTGGAAGCCGTGGACGACACGACGGTGCGCGTGCGCATCGCCTCGACGGTCGCCTTCACGCTGGCGCGCGGCGGCCGCGACTTCAAGACCGGCCAGGCCGTTCGCTGCGTGGTGCGGCCGGAGCATATCCGCGTCGACGCCGCCGGCGCGATGCAGGCAAAGGTGCGCCGGGTCGTCTTCCAGGGCGCCTATGTCGAATATCTCACGGATATCGAAGGCCAGGAATGTGTCTTCCTCGATACCGACTATTACAAGACCGGCGTTGCCGAAGTCGGCCAGGCGCTCGGTCTTTCCATCGATAGCCGGCCGGTCTGGATCCTGCCGGAACATGAAGCCACCATTCTCGGAAAAGCCGCATGA
- a CDS encoding inositol monophosphatase family protein — MTLSKPITKDLSETIASVACEAALAAGMVAHRGFVNASPESLATQQKAGFFDIVTASDKAAERAACDTIWSRIPASRILGEEGGWQGEGDTTWIIDPIDGTSNFASGLPFFCVSIAAYHKGEPVCGVVYDPVREELFLANQGRLTLNGEVVRHFLRGTTDREVEVLTNAPYEGERPSRAAQEAHADLVNSFRAVRRLGSCALHLAYVAVGRVAIAYESKFSAWDIAAGIQLVQAAGGQVHAQDAEGRAVEPREEALASVKRLVVAQAGFDYRSSCLSKQMADGVL; from the coding sequence ATGACCCTCTCCAAGCCCATCACCAAAGACCTCTCCGAAACGATCGCAAGCGTGGCCTGCGAGGCTGCGCTCGCCGCCGGCATGGTGGCGCACCGGGGCTTCGTCAATGCCAGCCCCGAGAGCCTTGCAACCCAGCAGAAGGCCGGCTTCTTCGACATCGTGACGGCCTCCGACAAGGCGGCCGAGCGGGCCGCCTGCGACACGATCTGGTCGCGTATCCCCGCCTCCCGCATCCTCGGCGAGGAAGGCGGCTGGCAAGGCGAAGGCGACACGACCTGGATCATCGATCCGATCGACGGCACCAGCAACTTCGCCTCGGGCCTGCCCTTCTTCTGCGTCTCCATCGCCGCCTACCACAAGGGTGAGCCGGTGTGTGGCGTCGTCTACGATCCGGTCCGCGAGGAACTGTTCCTGGCGAACCAGGGGCGGTTGACGCTGAACGGCGAGGTGGTCAGGCATTTCCTGCGCGGCACCACCGACCGGGAGGTCGAGGTTTTGACCAATGCGCCCTATGAGGGCGAACGCCCCTCGCGCGCTGCGCAGGAGGCCCATGCGGACCTCGTCAACTCCTTCCGCGCCGTGCGCCGGCTGGGCTCCTGCGCCCTGCATCTGGCCTATGTCGCCGTCGGGCGCGTCGCCATCGCCTACGAATCGAAGTTCAGCGCCTGGGACATCGCCGCCGGCATCCAGCTCGTCCAGGCGGCGGGCGGGCAGGTTCATGCGCAGGACGCCGAGGGCCGCGCCGTCGAACCGCGCGAGGAGGCGCTCGCTTCGGTCAAAAGGCTCGTGGTGGCGCAGGCCGGTTTCGACTATCGGTCGTCCTGCCTCTCGAAGCAGATGGCCGACGGCGTGTTGTAG